Proteins co-encoded in one Oreochromis aureus strain Israel breed Guangdong linkage group 3, ZZ_aureus, whole genome shotgun sequence genomic window:
- the LOC120433551 gene encoding obscurin-like translates to MDSTQHKQPSTSSEYRISTVSVSHSGDYRCRGSSDYLLTGWSDAFRLTVSSSKPRATLTDAVLTLEPNWSSFVIEESVTFKCDMNEGEDTDWEYKINKDGREFSPYNTHKDYTLEISSKGDSGEYQCSGLKKSSHDTRNSNTVSITVLANKPRATLTAGTTIIPAGGSVTLSCSVEGSAGWNIYWFRSDSVSSEIQLIREGEANRVISVSQGGLYYCRGGRGDPVFYTEESNEVTITETTTKPRATLTAQSLIIPVGGSVTLTCSVNPSSSSGWKYYWYRDNTTVDVVSPSNGQISVSQEGLYRCRGGRGNPVYYTEDSQEVQINKIGSVLTVSPSWLSPGASVTLNCEVEHPSAGWSFYWYKAVPDLSEKSSSYELLPDGSGTAQDSYIIHGQTHTAGYVCRAGRGDPEYHTDHSQPKFVWSADVHSAASLTVSPDRVQHFTSDSVSLTCEGNFTEWRVRKFSEDGRLYSDCRRMTGSTCNINTSKSDTAVYWCESGSGEFSSAVNITVQNDGNGSILVSPVHPVTEGASVSLSCSLRTQKILSNVFFYHNDKLIQNDTRGELKISAVSKSDEGFYKCQYSGRESAQSWMSVKVTVSGADSSSSPVWLMVGLVCGVSLIIILLLLLYRCRQSKFADETQDVTYSLIKLKDFEKRRKHHKPEECVIYSEVKTGAAEDSLMYAEVKQPKKKSQEKQRSVRRAVAAKPRRSFYEATLAPLISMLSFL, encoded by the exons CAAGTAAACCCAGAGCCACACTGACAGATGCTGTGCTAACTCTTGAACCCAACTGGTCCAGTTTTGTTATTGAAGAGTCTGTTAccttcaaatgtgacatgaatgAAGGTGAAGACACTGACTGGGAATACAAAATCAACAaggatggtcgagaatttagcccctacaacacacacaaagactaTACATTAGAAATTAGCTCTAAGGGTGACAGCGGTGAATATCAGTGCTCTGGTCTCAAAAAGAGCTCACATGACACAAGGAACAGTAATACTGTGTCTATAACTGTATTAG CAAATAAACCCagagccacactgacagcaggaacaacaatcataccagcagggggcagtgtgacactgagctgCTCTGTGGAGGGCTCTGCTGGCTGGAATATTTATTGGTTCAGAAGTGATTCAGTCTCCTCTGAAATCCAGCTCATAAGAGAAGGTGAAGCAAACAGAGTTATTAGTGTCTCACAAGGAGGTCTGTACtactgcagaggagggagaggagatccAGTTTTCTACACAGAAGAGAGCAATGAAGTCACCATTACTGAAACCA CAACTAAACCCagagccacactgacagcacaaAGTTTAATCAttccagtagggggcagtgtgaccctgacctgctctgtgaacccatcatcatcatctggatgGAAATACTACTGGTACAGAGATAATACCACAGTGGATGTTGTCTCCCCATCAAATGGACAAATCAGTGTCTCACAGGAAGGACTCTAcaggtgcagaggaggaagaggaaacccagtttactacacagaggacagcCAAGAAGTTCAGATTAACAAAATTG GATCTGTCCTCACTGTGTCTCCATCATGGCTGAGTCCTGGAGCCTCAGTAACTCTGAACTGTGAGGTTGAACATCCGTCTGCAGGATGGAGCTTCTACTGGTATAAAGCTGTTCCTGATCTATCAGAGAAATCCTCCAGTTATGAGCTGCTACCTGATGGCAGTGGGACTGCACAGGACTCCTACATCATtcatggacagacacacacagcaggatatgtgtgcagagctggaagaggagacccagagtatcacactgatcacagtcaaccaaagtttgtctggtctgcag ATGTTCATTCAGCAGCGTCTCTCACAGTGAGTCCTGACAGAGTGCAACACTTCACCTCTGACTCTGTCTCACTGACCTGTGAGGGAAACTTCACTGAGTGGAGAGTGAGGAAGTTCTCTGAGGACGGCCGACTGTACTCTGACTGTAGGAGAATGACTGGATCCACATGTAACATCAACACATCAAAGTCAGATACTGCagtgtactggtgtgagtctggatcaggagagttcagcagtgcagtcaacatcactgtacaGA ATGATGGTAATGGTTCTATCCTGGTGAGTCCTGTTCATCCTGTGACTGAGGGAGCTTCTgttagtctgagctgcagtttgagaacacaaaaaatactttccaatgtgtttttctatcacaaTGACAAACTTATTCAAAATGATACCCGAGGGGAGCTGAAGATCTCTGCAGTGTCAAAGTCTGATGAAGGTTtctacaagtgtcagtactcaggaagagagtcagcacagagctggatgTCAGTTAAAG TCACTGTGTCAGGAGCTGACAGCTCTTCATCTCCTGTGTGGTTGATGGTTGGACTGGTTTGTGGAGTCTCTCTCATTATTATTCTCCTGCTCTTGTTGTATCGCTGCAGACAGTCCAAGT tTGCAGATGAAACCCAAGATGTCACATATTCTCTCATTAAGCTTAAAGATTTTGAAAAGAGGA GGAAGCATCACAAACCAGAGGAGTGTGTTATTTACTCTGAGGTGAAGACGGGAGCTGCAG AGGACAGTCTGATGTATGCTGAGGTCAAACAGCCCAAAAAGAaaagccaagaaaaacaaag GTCAGTGAGGAGagctgtagcagcaaagccaaGAAGAAGCTTTTATGAAGCCACTCTTGCTCCTCTGATATCTATGCTGTCATTTTTATGa